From a single Apium graveolens cultivar Ventura chromosome 2, ASM990537v1, whole genome shotgun sequence genomic region:
- the LOC141707874 gene encoding protein MAINTENANCE OF MERISTEMS-like, whose product MLAIFTVRKVSKQGILVQCVKQLSIKEATEVFVYRSEQGVDGGGDYNRVESEITQSLHHRIMSSGTIVNNCENGDCFQQQSSRRQQEKRKRSRGSTSLGNGDGNSSIVVNNNPPRSHGASDVHLPPTRRGQGNGSSSRRSLRSSRTDERSGSSSDEDPDIEPGSNDEDDLTPAERNIPGTQLLKNLGKHPSVYARAGLNPLTKGLSFRGAWKKAVTLYRVANNQYKQLFIDAGFGDFLEIVPVDLPQGYLIALMERWFAETNTLHLPCCEIGPTPLDWTMITGVRFGGELIKLNSKYETEKVRRLLGVRGISGSRIRLSAIKPRKELVEAVPPSDEAKERIFRRLFLYVIGSCFFGNNQSVIHSGLVQFLEDIHTVRTYNWGQITYAAFLTGMRRKVTRKIGSFTAFWQFLPFWAFEYLNICRPEHAEADDFPRATRWKFPRNLGTLDNSELTASRCQLDYVDDKSKVTWQPYLASKKYNSAAISETIELANSRVRFIGFDTWEYYLGERCQRQLGLPCLVPSDPPEMMHGTLINNCDVDTSTVSSAQYLVSAERLDYASWFTDNSIGKIVDVTRLIGGTDIGRKVIGHWMEKYRPGMIHVPQSETEEIEQGLNTADAERAKLQEELARVRRGSDA is encoded by the exons ATGCTTGCTATCTTCACTGTGAGGAAGGTTTCTAAACAGGGAATCCTGGTGCAATGTGTTAAACAGCTAAGTATTAAAGAAGCTACTGAG GTTTTCGTTTATAGATCAGAACAAGGCGTAGACGGAGGCGGTGACTACAACCGAGTCGAGAGCGAAATCACGCAATCTTTACACCACAG AATTATGTCTTCTGGAACCATAGTAAACAATTGTGAGAATGGTGATTGCTTTCAGCAACAATCTTCTAGAAGACAACAAGAAAAGAGAAAGAGATCACGTGGCAGCACTAGCTTGGGTAATGGAGATGGAAATTCTTCAATTGTGGTCAATAATAATCCTCCAAGATCACATGGTGCTTCTGATGTTCATCTTCCGCCCACAAGAAGAGGTCAGGGGAATGGGAGCAGCTCTCGTAGGAGCCTTAGGTCATCTAGAACTGATGAAAGGTCTGGTTCAAGCTCAGATGAAGACCCTGATATAGAACCTGGTTCCAATGATGAGGATGATTTGACACCCGCAGAGAGGAATATCCCTGGCACGCAACTTCTCAAAAACTTAGGGAAGCACCCCTCAGTATATGCTAGAGCGGGATTG AATCCTTTGACAAAAGGCCTTAGCTTTCGGGGTGCTTGGAAAAAAGCAGTAACTCTGTATCGTGTAGCAAACAATCAGTACAAACAACTATTTATTGATGCTGGTTTCGGAGATTTTCTCGAGATTGTTCCGGTAGACCTTCCACAGGGATACCTTATCGCCTTGATGGAGAGGTGGTTCGCTGAGACAAATACACTCCACTTGCCCTGCTGCGAGATTGGTCCAACTCCATTGGACTGGACTATGATTACCGGCGTACGTTTTGGAGGTGAACTTATTAAGCTAAACTCCAAGTATGAAACAGAAAAAGTCCGGAGACTTCTTGGAGTTAGAGGTATCTCGGGATCTAGGATCCGCTTGAGTGCTATCAAACCTCGAAAGGAATTGGTAGAAGCTGTTCCGCCATCTGATGAAGCAAAGGAAAGGATTTTTCGCCGATTGTTCCTCTACGTCATTGGTAGTTGTTTCTTTGGAAACAACCAATCGGTCATACATAGCGGACTTGTGCAATTTCTGGAAGACATACATACAGTGAGAACATATAATTGGGGACAAATTACATATGCAGCCTTTCTTACTGGAATGAGAAGAAAGGTTACTCGAAAAATAGGGTCTTTCACAGCGTTCTGGCAGTTTTTACCG TTCTGGGCATTTGAGTATTTGAATATATGTCGTCCGGAGCATGCTGAGGCAGATGATTTTCCAAGGGCAACGCGCTGGAAGTTTCCACGAAATCTTGGCACTCTTGATAATTCAGAACTTACTGCCTCTCGCTGTCAACTGGACTATGTTGATGACAAATCCAAG GTGACCTGGCAACCTTACTTGGCCAGTAAAAAATATAATTCAGCTGCCATCAGTGAAACAATTGAGCTTGCAAATAGCAGAGTACGGTTTATCGGTTTTGACACCTGGGAATACTATCTTGGGGAGAGATGTCAGAGACAGTTAGGTCTGCCATGCCTAGTTCCCAGTGATCCCCCCGAGATGATGCATGGAACACTCATAAATAACTGTGATGTTGATACAAGTACGGTAAGCTCAGCCCAGTATTTGGTGAGTGCTGAGAGACTCGACTATGCCTCTTGGTTCACGGACAATTCAATTGGGAAAATTGTTGACGTGACTCGACTTATTGGTGGAACTGACATTGGAAGAAAGGTCATAGGCCACTGGATG GAGAAATACCGACCAGGCATGATTCATGTTCCTCAATCTGAGACTGAGGAAATAGAACAGGGTCTAAATACTGCTGATGCCGAGCGTGCAAAGCTTCAAGAGGAGTTG